A single window of Drosophila suzukii chromosome 3, CBGP_Dsuzu_IsoJpt1.0, whole genome shotgun sequence DNA harbors:
- the Mps1 gene encoding dual specificity protein kinase TTK has translation MTTPVPRRTKDMMALALDSDSEDDFNTPYRPRSRQAAPAAVEAKQQPVASFQIPARGKENEPFPMPVNVLPRRVSELTMMESDSDEEDVKSNHNLNCAILNDSFVLSPSQELTNSNGSIHTRRSTNAVPLKQSDSNLSFLGRFNNMGINCSSQGSPSAKSEKKVAKKPAPTIPAATEKRPLQDTETPLRNEISTSSKAKPDADFITPQVRTVGSTLASKGRSAVSNDFRAQKVLFQTPMTVSRAAPVTSESISFSLCDTISESPDIPEPPKKVDPPKSHHQSKKSLDNMFRESEKVIVPAKEEIVEPKELVPTPAATAQPEPPSNSSKTSSILKIKNHEYTIAKKLGCGGSSSVYLARRSDSGDEFALKVVDLQADPQVVQGYLNETKLLAKLQGNVCVVALYDYQLVREESKLYMVMEKGDCDLNKILQSYTTALPLYSLMNILYQMLQAVNYIHQNGVIHSDLKPANFLMVSGRLKLIDFGIASNIALDSTSIIKFSQAGTFNYISPEALTDTSTGNSPMRGANQPKIKISTKSDVWSLGCILYLLLYQKTPFGHIRNIYAKMSAIATPSTSIEFPAIPPYYPIMLVHMAKNCLQLDPKKRPSCNELLQYPFHMIIPLQNLQIPKQSRHQ, from the exons ATGACTACGCCCGTGCCGCGTCGCACCAAGGATATGATGGCACTGGCACTGGATTCTGACTCGGAGGACGACTTTAATACGCCCTACCGACCACGATCGCGGCAAGCAGCGCCGGCGGCGGTAgaagcaaaacagcagccggTGGCGTCTTTCCAGATCCCGGCGAGGGGCAAGGAGAACGAGCCCTTTCCCATGCCCGTGAATGTGCT GCCTCGTCGCGTCTCCGAGTTGACCATGATGGAATCGGACAGCGACGAGGAGGACGTCAAGAGCAATCACAACCTCAACTGCGCCATTCTGAACGATTCCTTTGTTCTAAGCCCCTCTCAAGAGTTAACGAACAGTAATGGCAGCATCCACACCCGACGGTCAACCAACGCCGTTCCCCTCAAGCAATCTGACTCGAATCTTTCCTTCCTGGGGCGATTCAACAACATGGGCATCAATTGCAGCAGCCAGGGATCACCTTCTGCGAAGTCGGAAAAGAAGGTGGCCAAAAAGCCAGCGCCCACGATCCCAGCCGCCACGGAAAAGCGCCCACTCCAGGACACAGAGACGCCACTGCGCAATGAAATCTCCACATCCTCAAAGGCAAAGCCTGATGCGGACTTCATCACCCCCCAGGTGCGAACTGTTGGTTCCACTTTGGCTAGCAAAGGCCGCAGTGCGGTGTCCAATGACTTTCGGGCGCAGAAGGTGCTCTTCCAAACGCCCATGACCGTCAGTCGGGCAGCTCCTGTCACCTCCGAGAGCATTAGTTTCTCGCTCTGCGACACCATCAGCGAGAGTCCGGACATTCCAGAGCCGCCGAAAAAAGTAGATCCTCCGAAAAGTCACCATCAGTCCAAAAAGTCCCTGGATAATATGTTCCGGGAGTCGGAGAAGGTTATTGTGCCGGCCAAAGAGGAGATCGTTGAACCAAAAGAGCTAGTGCCGACGCCCGCAGCTACCGCCCAACCAGAACCGCCTTCCAACTCCTCCAAGACCTCTAGTATACTGAAAATCAAAAACCATGAATACACAATTGCCAAAAAGCTGGGCTGCGGTGGTTCCAGCTCGGTTTACTTGGCACGTCGGTCGGATTCTGGGGATGAGTTCGCCCTGAAAGTGGTGGATCTGCAGGCCGATCCCCAAGTGGTGCAGGGCTATCTTAACGAAACGAAGCTGCTGGCAAAGCTGCAGGGAAACGTTTGCGTTGTGGCGCTCTATGATTA TCAACTTGTTCGCGAGGAGTCCAAGCTGTACATGGTTATGGAGAAGGGCGATTGCGACCTAAACAAGATCCTGCAAAGCTACACCACCGCCCTGCCGCTCTATAGCCTCATGAACATCCTGTACCAGATGCTGCAGGCGGTCAACTACATTCACCAGAACGGTGTCATCCACTCGGACCTCAAGCCGGCCAACTTCCTGATGGTCAGCGGGAGGCTGAAGCTAATCGATTTTGGCATCGCCAGCAATATTGCCTTAGACTCCACGAGCATTATAAAATTTTCGCAGGCCGGCACCTTCAACTACATCAGTCCGGAGGCGTTGACGGACACCTCCACGGGCAACAGTCCGATGCGCGGAGCCAATCAGCCCAAGATCAAGATATCCACCAAGTCGGACGTGTGGTCGCTGGGCTGCATCCTGTACCTACTGCTCTACCAAAAGACGCCCTTTGGACACATCCGGAACATCTATGCCAAGATGAGTGCAATCGCCACTCCGAGCACCAGCATCGAGTTTCCCGCCATTCCGCCTTACTACCCCATCATGCTGGTTCAT ATGGCCAAGAACTGCCTTCAGCTGGATCCCAAAAAGCGTCCGTCGTGCAATGAACTGCTACAGTATCCATTCCATATGATCATACCGCTACAGAATCTGCAGATACCCAAGCAGAGCCGCCACCAGTAA
- the LOC118877622 gene encoding transmembrane protein 192: MEPPATVSAAVQPGVSPAHIQDTDQLLDPVLFSTDNGSFKLNTVPAFSLHLVISTVISIVGIVLAASFPTDRRCDAYFIMLYLRATFWVITYLFDHFVKIQHNNLRMKGYHDFHRDTNMQKGIPLQLVSLWNSMLLAVQALIHHFYAENFWEHCAAGWLSPVSYVTAFTVAENVVLAVSHSLYIDKVRRFNSAKLPPDVLRGADRAGGSLGLMQPGGDIDDLLEKQADLIDYLRDHTHKLNQKLHQMQTNIRPVRAPQIP, from the exons ATGGAACCACCAGCAACAGTAAGCGCCGCAGTCCAACCGGGCGTGTCGCCCGCCCACATCCAGGACACGGACCAGCTCCTGGACCCCGTGCTCTTCTCCACCGACAATGGGAGCTTCAAGTTGAACACAGTGCCTGCATTTAG CCTTCATCTGGTTATCTCCACTGTAATCTCCATTGTGGGGATCGTTCTGGCGGCCTCGTTTCCCACAGATCGACGCTGCGATGCCTACTTTATCATGCTTTACCTACGGGCCACCTTCTGGGTCATCACATAT CTCTTCGACCATTTTGTGAAGATACAACACAACAATTTGCGCATGAAGGGCTATCACGATTTCCACCGCGATACGAACATGCAGAAGGGGATTCCCCTGCAGCTGGTCTCGCTGTGGAACTCCATGCTGCTGGCCGTCCAGGCCCTGATCCATCACTTTTACGCCGAGAACTTTTGGGAGCACTGCGCCGCCGGCTGGTTGTCGCCGGTTAGCTATGTGACCGCCTTCACCGTGGCCGAGAATGTGGTGCTGGCCGTCTCCCACAGCTTGTATATTG ACAAGGTGCGTAGATTCAATAGCGCCAAGCTGCCTCCTGATGTCCTGCGCGGTGCGGACCGTGCCGGCGGCTCATTAGGCCTCATGCAACCCGGAGGCGACATCGACGACTTGCTAGAAAAGCAGGCCGACCTCATCGACTATCTACGTGATCACACGCACAAGCTTAACCAGAAGCTGCACCAAATGCAGACCAACATCCGACCAGTTAGGGCTCCTCAAATTCCTTAA
- the LOC118877623 gene encoding uncharacterized protein, with protein sequence MKLLPILVMLALVICAACKNHEELKGQRPGDYDRRPHSNPYA encoded by the coding sequence ATGAAGCTGCTTCCAATTCTCGTAATGCTAGCGCTTGTTATCTGTGCTGCCTGCAAGAATCACGAGGAGTTGAAAGGACAACGACCAGGAGATTATGATCGTAGACCGCATTCCAATCCTTATGCCTAG
- the alt gene encoding ribosome-binding protein 1 isoform X2, with protein MDFHILIVIGCVVSASLLSFLFINKIFRRKTFEEVVAEKRALSANLYKAAGGAATKKPKKKELKREKKQRQREQQRDVNNEPEPEEPEDYSDGQSEGQGSVADEEPGLSKQHVEFEPDAEILTEQRRPSSVAEKENQPSAAGKKGKKDKRNGASNKTAGILVNKNETVAVKIPATPEETPTLNTFETKVPKDVVELKKQEQKERKEDNNNKQQTQKKVGGGNVAKKEKPAAAETEAPVVTKQILKQQQQQQNGSPKTQHNQANNKTKQQQQNKKQNQKETLTAKDLAQALDKLAEHQNQTIGVNALMNVFSRAELNRSEIQILIDYLLNKQQDMPSSHSEWSDDICQKLKRQLEEKEKLLAEEQEASIGIQAKLRELRQEVNTERAQMHARNQAYVDKLQSKEQELTALNQELSSLNDKLTLERQQLQNLLREKQANSQDLLQLQRLQQDLAHKEKCLADMTAFVNAETQQKNEVIQQQAQQLQALEQQRDELEARQNNSIFELEQRKQLEAENAELKQELCAVAQAQSELQRVHAAELQELRQESSVLEANNLALNQHLTQAASNAVQATAAQCEQAQAQTEALAQKQQELSALRSQVDSLTSAQAQQKNQATTLQYQLQEAEQQAEQLQAKEQQLQKELQEQREKNDQQHKELQQQQQKAVAANGGGSASSAKSEQQRIRELYQRLYPEAVKAQSGNALQASFDQWLEQVLATHVKQQQDKLRQKLEAEKPEKQSSSSSHKSTQSNNNSSSNHNNSTHNNISSNNSSSNSQSSSAAAEQQELHKQNLQLRECNDKLTQLVTKTTNTLMDLEERAREQDEHWRGIVEQKEQLILTLQQHASNGE; from the exons ATGGACTTCCACATACTGATCGTCATCGGTTGTGTGGTCAGCGCCTCGCTGCTCTCGTTCCTGTTCATCAACAAGATCTTCCGGCGCAAGACTTTCGAGGAGGTGGTTGCGGAGAAGCGTGCTCTAAGTGCCAATTTGTACAAGGCGGCTGGTGGAGCGGCTACCAAGAAGCCCAAGAAAAAGGAACTCAAGCGCGAGAAGAAGCAACGTCAGCGGGAACAGCAGCGGGATGTGAACAACGAGCCGGAACCGGAGGAACCCGAGGATTACTCCGATGGTCAGTCGGAGGGTCAGGGATCAGTGGCTGATGAGGAACCCGGTCTGTCCAAGCAGCATGTGGAGTTCGAGCCCGATGCAGAGATCCTCACCGAGCAGCGTCGTCCCAGTAGCGTGGCTGAAAAGGAGAACCAACCCTCCGCTGCCGGCAAGAAGGGCAAAAAGGATAAGCGCAACGGAGCCAGCAACAAGACTGCTGGCATCCTGGTCAACAAGAATGAAACCGTGGCTGTCAAAATTCCAGCCACTCCCGAAGAGACACCCACTCTGAATACTTTTGAGACCAAGGTCCCCAAGGATGTGGTGGAATTGAAGAAGCAGGAGCAAAAGGAACGCAAGGaggacaacaacaacaagcagcAGACCCAGAAGAAGGTCGGCGGTGGTAACGTGGCCAAAAAGGAAAAGCCCGCAGCTGCCGAGACAGAGGCACCCGTTGTTACCAAGCAGATCCTcaagcaacagcagcagcagcagaatgGATCACCCAAAACCCAGCACAACCAGGCCAACAACAAGAccaagcagcagcagcaaaacaaaaaacagaacCAGAAGGAGACCCTCACGGCCAAGGATTTGGCTCAGGCTTTGGACAAACTGGCCGAACACCAGAACCAGACCATTGGCGTTAACGCTCTGATGAACGTGTTCTCCCGTGCCGAGCTGAATCGCTCAGAGATTCAGATACTCATCGACTATCTGCTGAATAAGCAGCAGGATATGCCCTCGTCGCACTCCGAGTGGTCAGATGACATCTGCCAGAAGCTCAAGCGTCAGCTGGAGGAGAAGGAGAAATTGCTGGCCGAGGAGCAGGAGGCCTCCATCGGAATTCAGGCTAAGCTTCGCGAGCTGCGTCAAGAAGTGAACACCGAACGCGCCCAGATGCACGCCCGCAACCAGGCCTACGTTGATAAATTGCAAAGCAAGGAGCAGGAGCTTACCGCCCTTAACCAGGAGCTGTCCAGCCTGAACGACAAGTTGACGCTGGAGCGACAGCAGTTACAG AACCTTTTGAGGGAGAAACAAGCCAACTCGCAGGATCTTTTGCAGTTGCAACGCTTGCAGCAGGATCTCGCCCACAAGGAAAAGTGCCTGGCTGATATGACCGCGTTTGTTAACGCAGAGACTCAGCAGAAGAACGAGGTGATTCAGCAGCAGGCTCAGCAGCTGCAGGCCCTGGAGCAGCAACGCGACGAGCTGGAAGCGCGCCAGAACAACAGCATCTTTGAGCTGGAGCAGCGCAAGCAGCTGGAGGCGGAGAACGCCGAACTCAAGCAGGAGTTGTGCGCCGTCGCGCAGGCGCAATCTGAGCTGCAGCGTGTCCACGCCGCCGAGTTGCAGGAGCTGCGTCAGGAGTCATCCGTCCTGGAGGCCAACAACCTGGCGCTCAACCAGCATCTCACCCAAGCAGCCAGCAACGCCGTTCAAGCCACGGCCGCCCAGTGCGAGCAGGCCCAGGCCCAGACCGAAGCTCTGGCCCAGAAGCAGCAGGAGCTGAGTGCCCTGCGCTCGCAGGTGGACTCGCTGACAAGTGCCCAGGCCCAGCAGAAGAATCAGGCCACCACCCTGCAGTACCAGCTCCAGGAGGCGGAACAGCAAGCTGAGCAGCTGCAGGCCaaggagcagcagctgcaaAAGGAGCTTCAGGAGCAGCGGGAGAAAAATGAC CAACAACACAAagagctgcagcagcagcaacagaagGCGGTGGCCGCCAATGGAGGAGGAAGTGCTAGCTCAGCCAAGAGCGAGCAGCAGAGAATCCGGGAGCTATACCAGCGCCTGTATCCCGAGGCAGTGAAGGCGCAGTCGGGCAATGCCCTGCAAGCCTCCTTTGACCAGTGGCTGGAGCAGGTCCTGGCCACCCATGTCAAGCAGCAGCAGGATAAGCTGCGGCAGAAGCTGGAGGCGGAGAAGCCCGAGAAGCAGAGCAGCAGCAGTAGTCATAAGTCCACACAATCAAACAACAATAGCAGTagcaaccacaataatagcaCCCACAACAATATTAGTAGCAATAATAGTAGTTCGAATAGCCAAtcctcctccgccgccgccgAGCAGCAGGAGCTGCACAAACAGAACCTGCAGCTGCGGGAGTGCAACGACAAGCTCACCCAGCTCGTCACCAAGACG ACCAACACGTTGATGGACTTGGAGGAGCGAGCTCGCGAGCAGGACGAGCACTGGCGTGGCATCGTCGAGCAGAAGGAGCAGCTGATCCTCACGCTGCAGCAGCATGCCTCCAACGGAGAATAG
- the alt gene encoding ribosome-binding protein 1 isoform X1 yields the protein MDFHILIVIGCVVSASLLSFLFINKIFRRKTFEEVVAEKRALSANLYKAAGGAATKKPKKKELKREKKQRQREQQRDVNNEPEPEEPEDYSDGQSEGQGSVADEEPGLSKQHVEFEPDAEILTEQRRPSSVAEKENQPSAAGKKGKKDKRNGASNKTAGILVNKNETVAVKIPATPEETPTLNTFETKVPKDVVELKKQEQKERKEDNNNKQQTQKKVGGGNVAKKEKPAAAETEAPVVTKQILKQQQQQQNGSPKTQHNQANNKTKQQQQNKKQNQKETLTAKDLAQALDKLAEHQNQTIGVNALMNVFSRAELNRSEIQILIDYLLNKQQDMPSSHSEWSDDICQKLKRQLEEKEKLLAEEQEASIGIQAKLRELRQEVNTERAQMHARNQAYVDKLQSKEQELTALNQELSSLNDKLTLERQQLQNLLREKQANSQDLLQLQRLQQDLAHKEKCLADMTAFVNAETQQKNEVIQQQAQQLQALEQQRDELEARQNNSIFELEQRKQLEAENAELKQELCAVAQAQSELQRVHAAELQELRQESSVLEANNLALNQHLTQAASNAVQATAAQCEQAQAQTEALAQKQQELSALRSQVDSLTSAQAQQKNQATTLQYQLQEAEQQAEQLQAKEQQLQKELQEQREKNDDVRSKNWKLIEALQNAEASVAKATAKTKTNTAQSVGQQHKELQQQQQKAVAANGGGSASSAKSEQQRIRELYQRLYPEAVKAQSGNALQASFDQWLEQVLATHVKQQQDKLRQKLEAEKPEKQSSSSSHKSTQSNNNSSSNHNNSTHNNISSNNSSSNSQSSSAAAEQQELHKQNLQLRECNDKLTQLVTKTTNTLMDLEERAREQDEHWRGIVEQKEQLILTLQQHASNGE from the exons ATGGACTTCCACATACTGATCGTCATCGGTTGTGTGGTCAGCGCCTCGCTGCTCTCGTTCCTGTTCATCAACAAGATCTTCCGGCGCAAGACTTTCGAGGAGGTGGTTGCGGAGAAGCGTGCTCTAAGTGCCAATTTGTACAAGGCGGCTGGTGGAGCGGCTACCAAGAAGCCCAAGAAAAAGGAACTCAAGCGCGAGAAGAAGCAACGTCAGCGGGAACAGCAGCGGGATGTGAACAACGAGCCGGAACCGGAGGAACCCGAGGATTACTCCGATGGTCAGTCGGAGGGTCAGGGATCAGTGGCTGATGAGGAACCCGGTCTGTCCAAGCAGCATGTGGAGTTCGAGCCCGATGCAGAGATCCTCACCGAGCAGCGTCGTCCCAGTAGCGTGGCTGAAAAGGAGAACCAACCCTCCGCTGCCGGCAAGAAGGGCAAAAAGGATAAGCGCAACGGAGCCAGCAACAAGACTGCTGGCATCCTGGTCAACAAGAATGAAACCGTGGCTGTCAAAATTCCAGCCACTCCCGAAGAGACACCCACTCTGAATACTTTTGAGACCAAGGTCCCCAAGGATGTGGTGGAATTGAAGAAGCAGGAGCAAAAGGAACGCAAGGaggacaacaacaacaagcagcAGACCCAGAAGAAGGTCGGCGGTGGTAACGTGGCCAAAAAGGAAAAGCCCGCAGCTGCCGAGACAGAGGCACCCGTTGTTACCAAGCAGATCCTcaagcaacagcagcagcagcagaatgGATCACCCAAAACCCAGCACAACCAGGCCAACAACAAGAccaagcagcagcagcaaaacaaaaaacagaacCAGAAGGAGACCCTCACGGCCAAGGATTTGGCTCAGGCTTTGGACAAACTGGCCGAACACCAGAACCAGACCATTGGCGTTAACGCTCTGATGAACGTGTTCTCCCGTGCCGAGCTGAATCGCTCAGAGATTCAGATACTCATCGACTATCTGCTGAATAAGCAGCAGGATATGCCCTCGTCGCACTCCGAGTGGTCAGATGACATCTGCCAGAAGCTCAAGCGTCAGCTGGAGGAGAAGGAGAAATTGCTGGCCGAGGAGCAGGAGGCCTCCATCGGAATTCAGGCTAAGCTTCGCGAGCTGCGTCAAGAAGTGAACACCGAACGCGCCCAGATGCACGCCCGCAACCAGGCCTACGTTGATAAATTGCAAAGCAAGGAGCAGGAGCTTACCGCCCTTAACCAGGAGCTGTCCAGCCTGAACGACAAGTTGACGCTGGAGCGACAGCAGTTACAG AACCTTTTGAGGGAGAAACAAGCCAACTCGCAGGATCTTTTGCAGTTGCAACGCTTGCAGCAGGATCTCGCCCACAAGGAAAAGTGCCTGGCTGATATGACCGCGTTTGTTAACGCAGAGACTCAGCAGAAGAACGAGGTGATTCAGCAGCAGGCTCAGCAGCTGCAGGCCCTGGAGCAGCAACGCGACGAGCTGGAAGCGCGCCAGAACAACAGCATCTTTGAGCTGGAGCAGCGCAAGCAGCTGGAGGCGGAGAACGCCGAACTCAAGCAGGAGTTGTGCGCCGTCGCGCAGGCGCAATCTGAGCTGCAGCGTGTCCACGCCGCCGAGTTGCAGGAGCTGCGTCAGGAGTCATCCGTCCTGGAGGCCAACAACCTGGCGCTCAACCAGCATCTCACCCAAGCAGCCAGCAACGCCGTTCAAGCCACGGCCGCCCAGTGCGAGCAGGCCCAGGCCCAGACCGAAGCTCTGGCCCAGAAGCAGCAGGAGCTGAGTGCCCTGCGCTCGCAGGTGGACTCGCTGACAAGTGCCCAGGCCCAGCAGAAGAATCAGGCCACCACCCTGCAGTACCAGCTCCAGGAGGCGGAACAGCAAGCTGAGCAGCTGCAGGCCaaggagcagcagctgcaaAAGGAGCTTCAGGAGCAGCGGGAGAAAAATGAC GACGTGCGTTCAAAAAATTGGAAGTTGATCGAAGCGTTGCAAAATGCCGAAGCATCAGTAGCTAAGGCAACGGCCAAGACGAAAACAAATACAGCGCAATCCGTAGGC CAACAACACAAagagctgcagcagcagcaacagaagGCGGTGGCCGCCAATGGAGGAGGAAGTGCTAGCTCAGCCAAGAGCGAGCAGCAGAGAATCCGGGAGCTATACCAGCGCCTGTATCCCGAGGCAGTGAAGGCGCAGTCGGGCAATGCCCTGCAAGCCTCCTTTGACCAGTGGCTGGAGCAGGTCCTGGCCACCCATGTCAAGCAGCAGCAGGATAAGCTGCGGCAGAAGCTGGAGGCGGAGAAGCCCGAGAAGCAGAGCAGCAGCAGTAGTCATAAGTCCACACAATCAAACAACAATAGCAGTagcaaccacaataatagcaCCCACAACAATATTAGTAGCAATAATAGTAGTTCGAATAGCCAAtcctcctccgccgccgccgAGCAGCAGGAGCTGCACAAACAGAACCTGCAGCTGCGGGAGTGCAACGACAAGCTCACCCAGCTCGTCACCAAGACG ACCAACACGTTGATGGACTTGGAGGAGCGAGCTCGCGAGCAGGACGAGCACTGGCGTGGCATCGTCGAGCAGAAGGAGCAGCTGATCCTCACGCTGCAGCAGCATGCCTCCAACGGAGAATAG